The sequence TTCTCTTAACCCAattctctttgattttcttcaagCAGTGAAATGAAGTCAAGCCTTTGTGATATAATCGAGTCCATAGTCCCTTCACGAGCATACATGACAATGAAAGGTGATGCATTCTATGAATATCAATCTTCGCTGTGCCACATGGCAAGATCAGAAGCTTCTCGATCACCAGCAAACATTGGCAAGGCAAAAGGACGGAGGTATGTGCCTGTGATGCGAGAATTACTGAAACCCTCCTAATACCAGTAATTTTTCCCTGTCATCACCACAAGGTTAATTTAGTTACAATTTATTATAATGTAGGGCACGGGCTTCTCGAAACTACTTGAGCAATGGTTCACTAATGCTGTCTCCGGAAGAAATTTCATTGCTGGGTCAGTCTAACATCTATTCAAAGATTCCGTCCCAATCAATGGACGCCACAGATAGAACTATTTAACCTTTTTGTCGAGGAACTAACTCAATAGACAGTTGACTCTTCACTAGCTCTAGTGTTAGCCATGACTCAATGCAGCTGCTACAAGAATTGGTTACTTTCGCGAAATCACAGGAACAAATAGAGTGGATGCTGATTTTACTTGTATCGATGGCACGGCTGAAGATTAGGCATGCCAGTGACACCTTAGGGCGACGTCTGATTTGGTCATTATGGTTATCTTCTTGACCTTTAATTTGGATGCATGATTCGTTGTTGTTGTAAAGCTAATTGTGATtcccttttgattttatatttaaataaggCAATTTATAGAGGAAGATCGAAGAAAAGTACTAAGTGGAAGGAGAAACAGATgcgattttatatttaattttgcaatttgCCAGGGGTTGAGAAGATCATCAAACTCAAAAAGCTTCGCTAATCCCCGTCGGAAAGGCCCTGGGATGGGGCTCCTTCAAGTACTCCACGTGCCCTAAAAGTAGCGAGCAGAAAGGAAGAAGGCACCGGCCACGGTAGGGTTATGTCATGATAATGTCGTATTCTGCCTCTATTCACGAGACTGAAGAAAAAGTGCTGCTGAATGCTAATTCGTCTGTATTATCACATCTCTATCCCCCGCCCACGCTTGCGATTTTGAAGACCCATCTACGTCTACAGTTATTAAATTCGAAAAACCTGATGAGGTTGGTAACTGGGCTGatctaaaagattaaaataagtaaaaatttagtaaaatttagCTTCACCCGTGACCTGAACATCTGTgaaaaatttgattgaaatctattttattttttaaatatttttttttaataagagattttttttatataatttttagtttggttattaatttttttaaaattttattttataaatattaaaaaaatattttatttttttaatgtggaaatttaaagtattttaatatatataaattaaaaaaaattatttttttaatgtgaagattttaaacttttggtatatatattctatgttcataataaaaaaaattatatttttttaatatgaaataaaaaaaattgtatttaaataatttaacttaaaaaagataacaaactaacataatatctttttaatgtggataaaattttttttgaaataatttttaaaactttgttatttataattaatatttacataaattattttaaaattttttttatataaaatattaaaattttaaatatatttttaaaaaatttttcagGTTGGGATCAACTTATATAACTTGAGTCTCAGCTTCTTCACCAGGTTAACCCCGGGTGAGGTCTGATAAATATATCTCCGTCAGGGATTGGGTTTGGGCCGTATATTTTGGATTGAAATTCTTCAGATGCACAAATTCCCATAAAATGGAATATACAGCGAAAAGGCAGGAGATACCGTGAGCGTGTAAGTTTTCTTGCTTGCAAAACCTTGTCAATCAACTGCAGCACACACAGTATAATAAGGGAGTGGCAGTACACGTTATGATGATagtttttaaagatttaaaatttagtCCTTAAATATTATGAGATTgctttttatagtttatttggTCACTGTTCAAGAATCCATTTAAAAATGATCATCATTTTGTCAAAGCCTATTCATGGTTTGTTGGACCGAggacataaatattaaataacgtTATTGAGTTcctattatgttttaaaagtattttttaaaagaattaaaatttatttaattttaaattaatatattttttatattttaaaattaatttgatgtgctaatattaaaaataatttttttaaaaaatattattttaatatattttaaaaaacaattactactacactctcaaacaaaCTTTAATTAATGCTATGATTTACTAACCTCTTTTATTGACctcattttaaattcaattttgcaATTAATACACACGCACCTCGAAGGGTGATTTAATGTCGCAACACCCAATTCACTATTAAATACAGTAGtgtagttataatttttttttttaaataaaccagttggttaattttatctttttacaagTCTTCTTGGTCATTAGAAATTTAACTGgagatataattgttttttatatttttagtgtaataaattatataattaccCTTTAtgctagattttttaaaaacttacaaAGAGGAGTGTTTTGTCTTTTCATTAAATGACTTGTTAAGGCcttagatataaaaattaatcaaacaacGAGCccatttttatgttaattaatcaAACAAGAGCCACCGAGagcaattttatcttttaatgtgaAAAGTTATTGGCGCGTACGGGAGGCACTCTTATATTTTGGGAGGCACGTGTGATATCTTCCAATGATAAATTTACACAATGTCCTTAGATGGGCTGCCAcgttatttttataatggtgCGGCACTGTTGGGGAGGTGAAGCATTTTATCACCTatggacttttttttcttcttcactccttatttttttattttttttttggttattttataaaaaaattatttatttttaattttttaattatgatttttttgttttgaatttttctatgcaattttttttccgGCCTTATAgtagtgatttaaaaaaaaaaacacaattacaacatgtaaacattaaaaaaaaaaaaaaaacagctcagCGTAGTaaaatatgtatgtatgtatttttatatatcaaaggTATACTTAATTGTATACAATAGAAAGTCGAAAACATTAGACACCTGTCCTGTAAATGGGTTCGGATAAAAGATAGATAGAAAGGGCTGTGGTGGTAATTTCAGAGAAAGAAGCAGGAATCAGCGAATTGGGCGGGAGCAATAATTTGGAAGTACGATCTTTTTGGCTTTttggtatttatttatttttgtttattcactaCTGCTGTGCTGATGATtaattctttgtattttttatcattatttttttataaaaagaagggAATTCATTATAGGCTGTCTTCGGGTCAGGATTCTTTAAGGACTGACTTTTCTGACGACACTGACGTCTTGAATGAGAAGAAGGTAAGGAAAGGCAGAGGTAAGCACAGAGCACTTCTTTGCTGAAAGTTGCAACCATTAAATTTGATGGTGTGTATTTACTATGACGCCCCTTCCCAGCCTCAACAGCCACCGGTTCACTGCCACCATTGCCAGGTGTGGATTGCACTTTAAAATCCTCCTGCATTGCTACAGTTATCAGGggtagcttttctttttttattatttatttttttaccatgaGTGTCTAAGTCATTTTACATTTACatcaattaatcttttaaaaccttaaaaattaataattagataagcttttaataattttaaaatttataatatttaatctagtaactattaaaaaataagtctaagatttaattaattcaatcagACATCTCACAATTAAAATAGCTTAGATGCGATGTAAGTTGTgttatatatagaaatattttCCCCAAGCATGTccataaaatagttttaaaagcCTCAAgacacttttaatcttttttatatatatagttttttttaaaggattttcaaaaacaaaacccttaaaaattttACCAAACAGTTTTGAAATTGGCTTCCAGACCTAAATTTGGTGGTATTCATTAAATGttgttagataaaaataaatttaaaataattttttaatatgtgaaaCAAAGATTTGATTTTCCAGTTATCTCTCCATAATAAGGTAAACAAATAGTTTGCTAATTGTATTGTTAATGCCTGTTTGGTGTTGCacttcaacttgttttttttatgaaaatttaagttttttttttaattttaaaataatattttttaaagtttttaaattattttgatatataaatatcaaaaataaattttttaaataataataataataataataataccagCCTATCATCCTTTTAAAATAGAgatgatcattttcggttcggtttttataaaaaataataactaaaccaaatttttttttaaaaaaaaaaccaaaatgaaacaGAAATCAGTTCAAACCGACCAGTTTCgatttcggttcagttttttttaaaaaaaccaattcagactgatttgacttaattttttcgttttagctcgtttttttttttccgatttgggtttattttgattttttcagtttcaggtttaaaaactgaaaccgaaccgattagttatttttaaaattttaatcttttttttttcacaatttagtttttcttttttttttaaaattttctgaatttaatttatttttcagtttttttattcacttctATTTTAAACCAACTAGTACGACAACACccgagtgtttttttttttatccgacCAAGCGTCGGTAAACTATCTAGCTTCACGCTATTTTAGTTAGAAACTACAGAAAAAGATCTTTTTGCGCTtctcaaagttttttttgttttttttttcatgatcatGGGCTCATGGCGTTGATTCTACGAATCATCAATCCACGTGTCTGTCACTATCGATCAGAAATCTAATCATCAATGATCTTGACATGgcaatccaaaataaaagaagatcACATCTTGCTCTCACAATCTTCGAAACTGCCAGCATAAATTTTCTGTGCGTAGCTGAGTTGCCTAGGCTTATTATTAGAAATTTGAAAGCAGGACAGGAACATTAGTAGTTGcaggaaaatatattaaatatatatatttttaaaatttatttttaatataaacacaataaaacaatctaaacataattttttttttttaaaaaaaaattaaatattttcaaaaatactttctttCTAACCGAGCGGCTGTACAACTTAGAGGAACTAGAAGGTGAAGTGAAATTCACTCCATGAAAATGACCCCTACCGCCCATATCATGTGCCCCTTGAGGGATGAAAAAATACCTAACATACGATAAAGATACGGGTTTCATAGTAGTTTCGTACTATCATACAAGACAATGAACATGagatctggaaaaaaaaatcggtACAAAAGAATCTGAtacagaaacataaaaaaatggtgGTACAAGGAATCCTCTCTCATCATCAAACCCCTGACCAGAGCCTCTCTCTTATTCACAGTGACCCGTGACTCTTAATTTGTTGCCTGCGCAAAGAGATAGATATCATGATTTTGCATCATCACCAGCCAGCCCCACGAGACCTTCTCTAGCCTCAGCTCCAATCTCACccgtcattttcttttctttgtcacataactttttatttttttatagtttatatacTAGTATTGAAACCAATCTCACGGTCTCTTTGTAATGGCAGCCCTCCAACCAGTTTTTCCCATGGctgtctctctctccttttcctttgcTAGCTAGAGCCTATACTATTGTACTAGCATCACTATTCCTCTGTTGGTTTCTTCTGTTGTGACAGTGCTTGTATTTATCTAAAGTTGATTTCTCCTTATAAGAACTATCTCGCTTTGGTTAGGCTATAAAAGATGCCAAGTTCAGGTTCTTTCCTACGGCAGCTAAGTGGGAGGTCAGCATCTTGGAGGAGGAGTGCTAGCAACAGCAAGTATTGCACTGTTGAAGGTGGCTATAACTGTGAGAGAAGTTTGAAGCAAATGGAAGGGGCTTACATGTATGGTAATGACAATGCTGGTTTGGTTATGAGGAAaagagtggtggtggtggtggatcaAACTTCACATTCCAAGCATGCAATGATGTGGGCATTGACTCATGTGGCTAACAAGGGTGATTTGCTCACTTTGCTTCACATTATCCCTCCTAGCGACATGGGCAGCGGTGAAAGAACATCTGATGCCTACTCTCCTTATCTTGCTAGTTCTCTTGGGTCACTTTGCAAGGCTAGCCGACCTGAGGTATGCTTTGTTTATGTTCAAGAAATCCCCCTCCCCTCTTTGCCATTTGTTGGGTCTAAAATTGAACTTGAGTTCTCTGCTGCATCACACAATTGtgatctctctgtttttttgtttagttttgtttcTATTTGGCTCATCTCGTTTGCATTAGTGATAGATCCTGCCTAGTAAATTCCGCTCCTCCTCTCTTTCCTTTGAATGCTTGATCTTGAGTTCTCTGCTGCATCACAATTgtgatctctctttttttagttttgtttctcGTTTGCATGAGTGACAGATCCCATGTTGTAAGAGAGTATCTTCTAGTTGTGTTCGATAGATCCTGCCTAGTAAACTCCGCTCCTCCTCTCTTTCCTTTGAATGCTTCTTGTGAGAGGGAATTCAGGTCCTTGTCACTTggtttaatttactttttaactGCATGATATCCCTTCTTCAGCCTTGCATTgcactctctttctctttcttggaGGGAGTAGGGGGGGCAATTTTAACTAGCTTGGTTTGTCTTTTCATCTGTCACTTTTACTTTCCAGAAAGGCACAGATGGATGTGGTGGGAGATTTTTCTGGCactttttatccttattttctcttctttccattcatttatttatttgggaaAGAGAGATGTCACGATTCATGCCTTCGTTTTAAATCAGTCTTATGTTTGATCTGGGGCAATTTTCAGGTGGAAGTGGAAGCACTGGTGATTCAAGGACCCAAGCTGGGCACGGTAATGAGCCAGGTGAAGAAGCTAGAGGCTTCGGTGCTCGTCCTGGGTCAGAAAAGGCCCTCTACACTTATCAGCTGGTGGGTCCAACACTCCAACCTTCATATCTCTAAATTTTTTGGTCTCCGAATCTGTTTGATCCTTGACTTCTAACATCCACTGGTGAGATTTCTTGCAGCCTCTGTGGGACAAGCAGCAGCGAAGATTTTGTTCAACAGTGCATCAACAATGCAGAGTGCTTGACTGTCGGTGTAAGGAAGCAGAGCCAAGGCATGAGCGGGTACCTCATCACCACTAGAAGGCAGAAGGACTTCTGGCTCCTTGCTTAGGTTCATTTCAGAGGTTAATAACACTAGTTAGGTTAGATTCAATGTACTATTAGCGTCAAATCTCTCCGTAACCCCTTTAGCACTGACCAGTTCTTCCCCCTTTTCAATGTAATGCTATGAGAATCTCTCCACCCAcgaaagtaattttattgtggATAGCATTTAATGTTGCTCTATTTTATTTAACCCCCGAGATTGTTTGAGCTCGTCGATGCCCGTAAGGCGTCAATCTTGAAGGGCAAAACAAGCTATTCAAGCACTCCACACAAATCACCAGCTGTTATTGCTTGCAACTTGATGGCAAACGATTGTAGCTTCCTGATTTGTAAGGTGAGAAGTATTACAGGTGATGCAAATTCCGTCCCCGGCAACCAGTTTCATTACAGCATGCGATGGAGGTCAAGATAATGTGAAACTTTTCAGAGCTTGCCATTGTTGTGCTCTTGCATGGTGAGGCTATATGCAGATTGGGCAGTCATCAATTAACAGAGGAAAAGATACATAAAGGctgatttatcaaatataaataaatattagacCACTGGCCAAAAACTGAATGGTTTCTATTTCTCAGCGGGAAAAAGAACATATGTAAAATTTTGAGTGATCTAATGGAGGCTCACACGACAAAGTGAAGTTCTCATTCTTCTCTTCAATTCACCCCCTCCCTCCTGTGCCAACTGCGCAGAACCTCACTACCATGACCTCTCAATTAGACCTTGTCATCCAATTTGTCATTTACAAGGGGAAGTAATTCCATCCGACTCCTCGGAGTCCTGGGTGTTCGAGGAGTTCCTGGCGGTGGCTGCTGTTGGGAGAGCAAGTGCCTCACATACCCGTAGAATGTACACCCTACAAGTGTAATGGCACATCCAACAGCATTCATGACAGATATCGGGTTCCGGAATATCATCCAGGAAATTAGAACAGCAAATGCAACCTGTACACAATTAAGATTGGGGCACAGAGTATGCATATCAATACCATAGTTGCTTCCTGTTGCAAAACTGCAAGCTCAATGGAAGATCACGCAAAATAGTCTTTGGTGGAGAAGGATGCAACATAAATTCAAGTACACGTGAAAGCGAAAGAAACTGTCAATAAACTTGTAATGCATGCAACATCCAGGTGTGGTGTTGGATATTGATGAATAC is a genomic window of Populus alba chromosome 5, ASM523922v2, whole genome shotgun sequence containing:
- the LOC118029301 gene encoding uncharacterized protein, with protein sequence MPSSGSFLRQLSGRSASWRRSASNSKYCTVEGGYNCERSLKQMEGAYMYGNDNAGLVMRKRVVVVVDQTSHSKHAMMWALTHVANKGDLLTLLHIIPPSDMGSGERTSDAYSPYLASSLGSLCKASRPEVEVEALVIQGPKLGTVMSQVKKLEASVLVLGQKRPSTLISCLCGTSSSEDFVQQCINNAECLTVGVRKQSQGMSGYLITTRRQKDFWLLA